Proteins co-encoded in one Corylus avellana chromosome ca9, CavTom2PMs-1.0 genomic window:
- the LOC132191283 gene encoding 10 kDa chaperonin-like, translated as MAKRLIPLLNRVLVEKIVPPSKTHAGILLPEKATKLNSGKVVAVGSGIRGKEGNLIPVSVKEGDTVLLPDFGGTQVKLGDKEYLLYRDEDILGTLHE; from the exons ATGGCGAAGCGTTTGATCCCACTACTGAATCGGGTTTTGGTGGAGAAAATCGTCCCTCCGTCCAAGACCCACGCCGGAATCTTGCTCCCTGAGAAGGCCACCAAG CTGAACTCTGGAAAAGTTGTGGCTGTGGGTTCTGGGATTCGTGGTAAAGAGGGAAACTTGATTCCTGTTAGTGTAAAAGAAGGAGACACTGTCCTTTTACCTGATTTTGGAGGAACTCAAGTGAAGCTTGGTGATAAAGA GTATCTTCTGTATCGAGATGAAGACATATTGGGAACACTGCATGAATGA